The sequence below is a genomic window from Schistocerca nitens isolate TAMUIC-IGC-003100 chromosome 4, iqSchNite1.1, whole genome shotgun sequence.
TGATTTTACGATACACTTCTTGTCGTTGGAATAAATCGAAGAGGCTTTTATTACCTTGTCCGTTACCCTAAGAAAAGAAGTTGTAAACCTCCCTTAACCTCCCTGTATCTTCCTAGTTCCATATACCCACGATTTTGCTGCGGTAGTCTTCGTTCCTCATTACAACTATACCGTTGCCCTTGATCACCGGAAGAATACGAAAGTCTTTCCTAGAAATTAAAGATCTCTTGTTGTTCCATTTACCTGCGGTAGGTGTCACACTTATCTGCCTTTGCTGTTTTCTGGATTTTGTGAataatgtttttccaaaagtccGTTTGCATTTACGTAATCTCATAGATCCCGCTAACAAACCTGAATAATCATTTGGTTCCCCCATCCCCTGTATTTAATATAATACTAGCTGACAGCGAAAttacgagagcatgctgaaaagtaattgctCCAAGTTTTTTATGAgaatactcttaaagctttttacataaaacaaaagttattaacattctacatctttattcttcatgtctacatatttatttttcaacatagtcaccctggtgacgaataaATTTCTgccaacgaaagaccagtttgttgacaccgtcactgtagaatgtatgctgacggagccacaaccacaCCTTTGCTTGCGCCACTTCATTACTTGcgaaatgaagtcctcgaaggtgttctgcaAGTTTTGGAAAGATTAGACATTGGGATGGTACCAAGTCAAGACTTTATGGAGGATTATTGCTGATAACgaaaccaaggcgtcggattgttacagatgccgcagcgctcgtgtgtgttttGGCATTGTCATTCTAAAGGGGAGGATtgtccatgtgtggacaaacatttagaattcgaaactcgaatacagcacgctgtttcacacgcaccgacatacttacgttacacatcgccatgttacacactGCAATTAGAAGCCCTCTGGATCCAGAGGGCTGCagacatgtagacatgaagaataaagacgtgcaGTTTTTTTGTGGTTGGCAGTGAAGGGCTGGGTAATCAACTAACGAGAATGAGTTGAGTactatttattaacaaaaaaatcccTTACACTGTATGTAGGCCGTCGGCTATTACCTGTTTTGGCTGGCTACTTGATGCCGGCCTCGCGTTTGCAGGACCATCAGCTCAGAGGGAGACAATGGGCACTACTGTTTCTCCAGTCATAAGCACTGATCTCAATCTACAACTAAGACAGGTAATAGGCGACGGCCTACTTACAGTGTTCCCAGAGACTTTAACCACAAAAAAGTAGTGGTCCCAACAGCGATACAAACAATGAAAGTACCGCGGATAGttaaaatttaattcaaatgaTCAAAGGAATTTCATTTACTTCAAGCTGTCAATAACAtagataaaattttttttaaagaatctaTCCTGAAAGACTGACATTACTATCTTTAAAGTATATCCGTTCATTGATAAATGTTTTACTCAACAAAATGTTGTGTAATTAAATGGATCAGAAATGAAATCTGAGTTTAATTACTTTGCCCCTGTGGCCAAGAACAACAGTACACGTAAACCAGATACGACGGACACACACATATCTTTGACATCAACCACTACAAAGCATACACGTACAACACAATTACTAACGTCCACTGCACCGACTTACAATGTAGCAGTGCGGTTTAACTCGTTACTGCCCAACCACTACAACCCAAACAAATCGCGCATCCGTATTTGATGACTGAGCGCAGCTTAAGATAAAGTTATGGCAAAGAATGCTTGGTAATTTAAATTATCTTAAACCAAAAAGTAAACCATAACTTAAGTTATCGTAGTGCACCACTTCTAAGATTAAAGTGGTGGTCCTTTGAGGCACCAGAGATCCTAAATGTTTTCTCTTTTAGAATTTGAATGCACAGTGACCAACAGTGAAACATCACGCTGGCGTACCGCGTCTTAAGCCTCAATTTTAATTGGAGTCTTGCGGAGCACCACTACCACATTCTTAATGTTGAATCCCTATAATCGTTACAGCGTATAACACCTTAAACAATGTTATGATTACAGGGAAGACTTTCACTGCATCGCCCACGCGGGCCAGACGCAGACACTTCAATAATTTAGCAAAATGGGATAGCCCTTTGCACAGACAACACACATTTGGAAGATCTTTGTAAACACATTCCCAGGTAAGGTTGTAAAACAAAACTGCCGGCCCTTACCACAGTGAACTGAAtagaaaaaagaaatgaacaaaCCACGACTATCCTTACCTTCGGGAAAAGAGACCAGTAGCAGCTAGCAACACGACAACGATGAAGCAGCTAAAAGGGCCACATTTCATTATATCACTTTCAATTAGACTCAAACAACATTAACATCGTTCCGTACCAATCGGTGCTGCACATAGCAGTATTTGTTCTGTAGTGCCGACTCTCCAGCAGTTTATGCAATTCCCAACGTTGGCCGTCGGTAATACAATCAGACCACCTTGCATTACCGATCCCGATTCTACATCAAAAGTGAAAACTCAGAGACACAGTGAAACTAAAGGCTTCACTAATGCATCACACTGTAGTAAATGCACCTGTATGCgccaccaaatacactcctggaaattgaaataagaacaccgtgaattcattgtcccaggaaggggaaactttattgacacattcctggggtcagatacatcacatgatcacactgacagaactacaggcacatagacacaggcaacagagcatgcacaatgtcggcactagtacagtgtatatccacctttcgcagcaatgcaggctgctattctcccatggagacgatcgtagagatgctggatgtagtcctgtggaacggcttgccatgccatttccaactggcgcctcagttggaccagcgttcgtgctggacgtgcagaccgcgtgagacgacgcttcatctagtcccaaacatgctcaatgggggacagatccagagatcttgctggccagggtagttgacttacaccttctagagcacgttgggtggcacgggatacatgcggacgtgcattgtcctgttggaaaggcaagttcccttgccggtctagggatggtagaacgatgggttcgatgacggtttggatgtaccgtgcactattcagtgtcccctcgacgatcaccagtggtgtatggccagtgtaggagatcgctccccacaccatgatgccgggtgttggccctgtgtgcctcggtcgtaagcagtcctgattgtggcgctcacctgcactgcgccaaacacgcatacgatcatcattggcaccaaggcagaagcgactctcatcgctgaagacgacacgtctccattcgtccctccattcacgcctgtcgcgacaccactggaggcgggctgcacgatgttggggcgtgagcggaagacggcctaacggtgtgcgggaccgtagcccagcttcatggagacggttgcgaatggtcctcgccgataccccaggagcaacagtgtccctaatttgctgggaagtggcggtgcggtcccctacggcactgcgtaggatcctacggtcttggcgtgcatccgtgcgtcgctgcggtccggtcccaggtcgacgggcacgtgcaccttccgccgaccactggcgacaacatcgatgtactgtggaaacctcacgccccacgtgttgagcaattcggcggtacgtccacccggcctcccgcatgcccactatacgccctagctcaaagtccgtcaactgcacatacggttcacgtccacgctgtcgcggcatgctaccagtgttaaagactgcgatggagctccgtatgccacggcaaactggctgacactgacggcggcggtgcacaaatgctgcgcagctagcgccattcgacggccaacaccgcggttcctggtgtgtccgctgtgccgtgcgtgtgatcattgcttgtacagccctctcgcagtgtccggagcaagtatggtgggtctgacacaccggtgtcaatgtgttcttttttccatttccaggagtgtataacctaaGAAGGCGTGCCTGCACAAATCGGACCTACTGCCCGACTGCTACAACGACGTTAAGAACTCTCGATAACAATCAGTATAAATCACCAGTCATCTGTAACGTAAAAAAGACCTTCTTGCAATTAGCAATGTCCGCTTTTGCATTATCATTACCACAAGCGTAATAAAACAATTCCTTTTCACGTATAGTTAAAGAAAACTAGGTGGAATTCGCAGTTCAATAGTGCTGGCCAACGCTGTTTTccaaaaagtaaaacatttattactcCATGCACTATTTCAGCATACATGACACCCATGACACTCTCGTCCCAtttgtttctaatttattttattcatcctCGCTTCTTCAAACGAAGGGTAGCATTTTATGATTTATCTTCTACTTTCTTGTGGTGTCAATGTGTATTGGTATTGAAGGTACATTACTGTTttgaatgtcaaatggttcaaatggctctgagcactatgggacttaacatcttaggtcatcagtcccctagaacttagaactacttaaacctaactaacctaaggacatcatacaaattcatgtccgaggcaggattcgaacctgcgaccatagcggtcgcgcggttccggactgaagcgcctagagccactcggccacagcggccggcttttgaatGTCTCCATATATCAGTAGATCATTCTTTCCAGTCACGTCTTACTGAAAAGCATTACGTAATCACTTGGATTCATTACAAAGACACTTTTATGTTGTTCCATAAAAACCGTTGCGCACTTATTTATTATCGTTTAGGTTGTGACTAAATTTACAGATCGTAGTGCACGAATGAACCCAAGATGTTCGACAATACGTTTGCGGAAAAGCAGCTTCATTCTAAAAGCTCACGATTTTGTAAGTTACCCGCCGCGCTAAAGTGTATGTTAATGTATGTAAGAATAAATCCAACAGTTATGATGCAGATTGTAGGAACACGTACGAATGTTGTACGTTGTTATTGTACATGATATTTTATGAAATAGGACTGATTTTGAGCAGTGCAGCTTGTCAAAATTGATAGAATTTTGACTCATTATTGGTCCGAAATCTTGAATTGAATTCATCTTAGAGATCTGTCTTAACTTTAAAGCTTTAACTGAGCAACTGATGTTTTTCATTGCTTACGATACACAGAAACTCTTCAGTGGTTTTTGTCTTGGGGAGTCTATGGTCTAAATCATCTTGGAGAACTTTTCCGGATGTCGGTACTGCATCACCGtgacatcctttcacacagacAGTAAACTATACATTGACGAAACAGCGTACTTTAAAAAGAAGATTTCAGGCTTCCTATCAGTGTAACCATACATTTGGAAATTGTTTTCATGTTATTGTGTTAAGAGCTGCACTTGGTCCCAAAAACATCTCTTTATGGTACTTGTAAGTGATGCTACATCTctggagaggaattccgccttatacaACACACCTTTGAAAAAttgttttcacccagacatgtttcagcactttttgtgcaacCTCAGGGGGTTTATTTGCAggaggaaaataaacaaataaacccactgaagacagcacaaaatgtgctgaaatataTCCTAGAGAACACAAAGCTACTAATATGTCTTGCATAAGATGGAATTTCTCtccaattttcttagcaagcacggaaatgcgaactgcaacattcacaagaAGATGTTACATCATTCTTTCAAGCTTACAATCTGTtgagctgtttttattttactggCTAGCACTAGCACGATCAGGCTATAGATTTCTGTAGATAAGCTGGTAATATACTATGTTTACCCATTCCCATTGCCGAAGAAGTGAGTTTTTCCACTGAAATGAGAGATCGTCTGGAATGAATATGTGGGCGTCCCTCATTTAAGTTTTTTATGAGATATAGTATTAAGtagatctgcatctgcatctacatacatactccgcaagccaccgaactgTGAGTGGCAGGGGGTACGTTTCACGACTACTGGTCTTTTCCCTTTCTGTTCCAATtgaaaacagaacgagagaaaaacgattatctatatgcttctgtacgagtcctaatctgtcttatcttatcttaatggttcttacgcgaaatgtacgttaccGGCAGTAGAATCGATCAGCCTCAAAAgtcggttctataaattttctcatttGTGCTTTtcgaaaggaacgtcgccttccctccagaattTCCCATcagaattcccgaagcatctccgtaatacttgcatgttttCCAAACctcctggtaacaaatctagcaaccggcCTCTGAACTGCCtcggtgtcttccttcaatcctacctggtgtggaccccaaacactggagcagtactcgacAGTGGGTCACGTTAAAATCCTATGTGcgttcttctttacagatgaaccaaaaattctctcaataaaccgaagtcgaccattcgcctttcttaCTACAGTCCatacatgctcatttcatttcaaacTGCTTTCAACATTATACCCAGACATTTAATTggcgttactgtgtcaagcaggacacctcTAATAccatattcgaacattacaggtttgtttttccactcagctgcattaacttacattttttctacatttacagccagATGCCATTaaatacaccaactagaaattttgtctaagtcatcctgtacccTCCTGCAGACtctcagcgacgacaccttcccatacaccacagcatcatcagcaaaggggCGCAGACTGCTGCTgaacctgtccgccagatcatttgtgtACTTAGAAAATAACAGTGattctatcacatttccctggggcattcTTCACGATACCATTTTCTCTGATAAACacccgccgtcgaggacaacgtactgggttctgtcacCTAGGAAGTCAtcgagccattcacatacctgAGAAGCTATTCCTTATGCTTGTGCTTTCGTCAACAGTCGGCACTGAGGCACCAAGTCAAGTAGTACACATAAGTGTGTAACAGTGGAAAAAATACGGGTGTCGGGTGTGTACAGATTGAAAAcgattatttttatctgttttacaTCTCGACCTTTATTTATGTACAAATGGCACTACGCCTATAGTGATCCTTTCCTTAGTGAATCTTAAAGATCGGCGCCGCGGCAGCGTAGGGCAGAGGAGCAGCAATGGCGGGGGCGGCGAGAGCCAGAGGGGCGACGCGCAGAGCGGGGGCCACGGCcaaggcgggggcggcggcgatggcgggggcggcgtaggccacgGGGGCGGCGATGGCGGGAGCGGCCACGGCCGCTGGCGCCACGGCCACGCCTCCCAGGTAGCCGGCCGACACGGCGGCGAACAGCAGGGGCAGGATCACCTGTAAGTAAACGATTTTATGTGTACAACAACACTTTCATCGAATATTCACGAGTAGTTTCATTATCATCAACAAGCTTGTAAAAAGCATAATGAAAGCCCACATAACACAGTGGAGGGTCATCTGAAACATCCTACACCATCCGAAGTTTTCGTGTGTTCGACCCATTTTGAGTTTCGAACGATGGTGAGTTGGATTTTACATCATTTATCACAAGGGAACTGTTTGAGTCCCTTGAGAGGTACTGGAGATGGCCCTTTCCAATACAGGCGATAGCAGCAAAACAGAATTAAAATCTGGCGAGCGAGCATTCTGAGGCCGATGTGTTAGGCTCTCGCACTAATTGAGCTATTCTTCTACACGTCCAACGAGTGGAGTATTTGCTTCTTGGATAACTGAAACCACTACTGGGACCAGTAGCTGCACCACTGATTGATCATTGTAATCTAGAACGGTTCCATACACGGTATCAGCAGCTATCTGACTCCGTGAGACAAGAGCAGTCATTGGAAATAACCGTACTTCAGCTAATACTGCACAAAACCTCGATCATAAACGATAATTGGAAATAATAATTCTTTTTAATGTTCTCATATTTCCTCACTAATATTGGTTTTTCTTCTGTTTCGTGTTTAGCGAAAGATGTTTTCTCATTCTTCGTTTATTCTATTAACACACCAGATAGATTAACCGTAAGAAGACAAGGAGCACTAACCGAATGAATTCGAAATTAGTAATGTCGGACTTGACTGCGGATCAACGAAAAGCATCATTACACATATTACAACGTATTGGCGGCTAAAAGTACCCAGAGGATTTTTTGGTACAATCAGAAAGTACAGTACACAAATGAGTTAAAGGTGAATCAAGAAATAATATTGACGTTTAAGATGTTCGTTCTAAGACATCCATATTACCTGATCCAACTTCATTTGGAACCAATAATCCCTAAGGTCATTTAAAGTCTGCTTCTTTAGAGATGAGCTACTGGAGCCCATAACATCGATCACCTTACCACTCCATAAGGCTCTTCTAAAGCGGCTGTAATTGAATAAGGGATTGTAACGCATTGTTCGCTAAGCAGAAACTTTAGACTGACAGCTCTTGGCGCCTCCCACCTTAAGACCGATGAAAGGATTTTAAATCATAATGATTTGAAGCGGTTAATGTCTATCTTAACTTATTTCAATAGCCACAGGCATGATAgatttaaattgtttatttttatttttagactgCCGGTTTCGAACTTCTAAGTGATAATCTTCAGATCTTATATTCCTTGATAACCATGGGAACCGGTGGCATAGAACAGGCCCATGTGCTAGTGTGTTTTCCACGCCTGCGCAGATGGACCTGCTCCACGCCAGTAGCTCCTACGGTCATCACGTAATGTAAGATCTGAAAATGTCCTCTTAGATGATCGAAACCGCtagtctaaaaataaaaataattttaaagcgaTCACGACTTTGTCTATTGGAACAAGTTACAATATTACAAAGGTCGCTGTTTCTCCAGGAACAATGTTCCGAAAATTTTAACTTCTGTCGAATGACAGAAGTAAGCGGCTAAGAGAGACCCGTCAGAAAAGTGAGGAGTACTCTAGAAACAGGATGAGAATTGTAGCCCAGCTCACCAGCTTGTACATGTTGGAGGTGTGTTGTGCCGGCGGTGCAGACTGGCGCCGAGTTCGCTGTCCCGGGTTTATATACCTGCCAGCGGCTCACGCGCCACGCCCGCCGACCCTCGCGACGGCCTCCACCTGCCAGCGGCCGGTCTGCTTATCCGCTGGCACCCACTGACCAATGGGCTCTCCATCCGTCCATCCGTGTGCTGTCATCCTTGCAAATGTGCTCACGGGCAACTACACTAGCCTGGGACGAGAATTACAAACTTCGTCCTACATTGCTGTCTTACACGGAAAGAAAACCGCTTCGTGCTGAACATTTGAGTAGTTTTGTAATAACAGATTCATCATAGGCATGTGCGCTTTTATCATGGGCGTCAGTAATAAGTAATGTGGTCTTTCCCGGATGATATGCTATTCCCCAGCATAAAAGACCTTGTTACAATTGATGCCACTTAGCCTGATGTTATTACACGTAAATGAGCTTCTAACCTGGATTTCCGAAACTGACTGCCAAACCACTTACTTTATTATATTTATACACTGAGGGAAAAACACCGCTACACCAAAAAATAaccaatgtagagtaatgaaatttcgtcagtacatttttctaggtaacatattcaagtgattaacattgcaagatcacaggactAATGTAAGCGCAAAATAAGCCATTGAAGAAGTCaagtgttggtacattaataatgggtgtaaccaccagaatgttgaatacaatcaAGCATTGTGTTCTACAGGTGACAGATGTCAGTATGTGAGATGGAGTTCCTTGCCTGCTGCACTTTGTCAGTCAATACACGGACGGATAACTCTGGGTTTGGATGACGTTgtcgtcagatgatgtcccatatgtgtgcGATTAGATgtgctgatcgagcaggccaagacaatatgtcgacactctgtagagcaa
It includes:
- the LOC126252756 gene encoding cuticle protein 16.5-like; its protein translation is MYKLVILPLLFAAVSAGYLGGVAVAPAAVAAPAIAAPVAYAAPAIAAAPALAVAPALRVAPLALAAPAIAAPLPYAAAAPIFKIH